In Silene latifolia isolate original U9 population chromosome X, ASM4854445v1, whole genome shotgun sequence, the following proteins share a genomic window:
- the LOC141620890 gene encoding uncharacterized protein LOC141620890 → MTNSGVTKTNSPPTHSVFAVHNIKNHVSVVLGMDNDQYRLWVALFTNYAKANRVLHHIIDPKGKSTKPVTDDDKELWETIDATVLQWIYATISDDLLQTVVEDDSTAMECWNRIRDIFQDNQHSRAVTLEQEFSHLMMEDFSSASAYCQRLKSIADQLKNVGSPVSDTRLVLQMVSGLTEAYHGVGTIIRQSTPLPPFYRARSMLTLEEAGLAKQAATNAHSANYAKTADTTASPSILGRPPQSQGKNNKNKKKGGGNKGGKGKQGSSSEPATAAAAGVPTSATAPSHPWQAGGYGGYGGWPWGPSPWAFPPCPYPTTPWMRAPGMSMRPPVPRPQAYTAATPPSQTDIEAAMYTLGLTPPDPWYMDTGATSHMTSSAGNLSSYSNSSISNSIIVGNGQSIPISGTGNTTLPKPHPPLSLRHVLHAPKLVKNLVSVRKFTTDNSVTVEFDPFGFCVKDYKTGTPLMRCESKGALYPITPTNNVQPHAALPAIESSLWHDLLGHPGDVIFNSLRLNNLINCSSPNKKTICHSCSIGKHIKQPFVASSSRTTMPFDIIHSDLWTSPIISSAGHRYYLVLLDDFTNFLWTFPLAKKSQVYSTFIKFRNFVKTQFERDIKTIQCDNGKEFDNGSFTELCASNGLAFRFSCPHTSPQNGKAERKIRSINNIIRTLLLHASLPATFWHHALSMSTYLLNILPSKHLSLLTPLHILYHRNPSYSHIRVFGCLCYPLIPSTQINKLQARSLPCVFLGFPDQHRGYKCLDLRTNKIILSRHVRFDESTFPFAKTTIPASRTYDFLDGDVSPSLLPPIPWSSSAQPITPNPLSPTPTQPASPTAPPTPHSPEPPNSPPSTEPVPHTPPPIVSKAVTRGDHGIRKPKPIFDLNTTVAISPLPRNPVSALRDHN, encoded by the coding sequence ATGACAAATTCAGGGGTAACAAAAACCAATTCTCCTCCTACTCACTCGGTTTTTGCCGTTCACAATATCAAAAACCATGTCTCAGTCGTCCTCGGTATGGATAATGACCAATACCGGTTGTGGGTGGCGCTTTTTACGAATTATGCGAAAGCCAATCGTGTCTTGCACCATATCATCGACCCTAAGGGTAAGTCCACTAAGCCTGTCACCGATGATGACAAAGAGTTATGGGAAACTATTGATGCAACGGTTCTCCAATGGATTTACGCGACGATCTCTGACGATTTGTTGCAAACTGTGGTTGAGGATGACTCCACTGCCATGGAGTGTTGGAATCGCATTCGCGATATTTTTCAAGACAATCAACACTCGAGAGCGGTCACTCTCGAGCAAGAATTCTCTCACCTGATGATGGAGGATTTTTCCTCTGCCTCGGCCTACTGTCAACGACTCAAAAGCATAGCCGATCAACTCAAGAACGTTGGCTCTCCTGTATCCGATACCCGTTTAGTGCTTCAAATGGTGTCGGGTCTGACCGAGGCATATCATGGTGTTGGAACCATCATTCGACAGAGCACTCCTCTTCCTCCCTTTTATCGTGCTCGGTCGATGCTGACCTTGGAGGAAGCGGGTCTTGCAAAGCAGGCTGCCACTAATGCCCATTCTGCTAATTATGCAAAAACCGCTGACACCACTGCCTCTCCTTCAATTCTTGGCCGTCCTCCTCAATCGCAAGGGAAGAACAACAAGAACAAGAAGAAGGGTGGCGGGAACAAAGGAGGTAAAGGGAAACAGGGATCCTCGTCAGAACCTGCTACTGCTGCCGCTGCTGGTGTGCCAACGTCTGCTACGGCCCCATCACACCCGTGGCAGGCTGGTGGGTACGGCGGGTACGGTGGGTGGCCATGGGGACCCTCTCCCTGGGCCTTCCCCCCATGTCCTTACCCTACTACCCCATGGATGCGTGCTCCGGGGATGAGTATGCGACCCCCTGTTCCTCGTCCACAAGCGTACACAGCCGCGACTCCGCCGTCACAAACTGATATTGAAGCAGCCATGTACACTCTTGGACTCACCCCACCTGACCCGTGGTATATGGACACCGGGGCTACATCCCACATGACCTCGAGTGCAGGTAATCTCTCGTCTTACTCTAATTCGAGCATTTCTAACTCTATTATTGTCGGAAATGGCCAATCCATCCCAATTAGTGGAACCGGTAATACTACGTTACCAAAACCGCACCCACCCCTTTCCCTTCGTCATGTCCTTCATGCCCCCAAACTTGTCAAAAATCTCGTCTCTGTTAGGAAATTCACTACTGATAATTCCGTCACTGTTGAGTTTGACCCCTTTGGTTTTTGTGTGAAGGATTACAAGACGGGGACACCGCTAATGAGATGTGAGAGTAAGGGAGCCCTCTATCCTATCACACCCACGAATAACGTCCAACCTCACGCTGCTTTGCCTGCTATCGAGTCATCCTTATGGCACGACCTTCTTGGCCACCCTGGCGATGTTATTTTCAATTCTCTTAGACTCAATAATTTGATCAATTGTAGTTCTCCAAATAAAAAGACAATTTGTCATTCATGTTCTATTGGTAAACATATTAAGCAACCGTTTGTAGCTTCTAGTTCTCGCACAACCATGCCTTTTGATATAATTCATAGCGATTTATGGACATCTCCAATTATAAGTTCAGCCGGTCATCGCTATTATTTAGTCCTCCTTGACGATTTTACTAATTTTTTGTGGACTTTTCCTTTGGCAAAGAAATCACAGGTTTACTCCACATTTATCAAATTTCGTAACTTCGTAAAAACTCAATTTGAACGCGATATAAAGACCATTCAATGTGATAATGGAAAAGAATTTGATAACGGCTCATTTACGGAATTGTGTGCCTCTAACGGACTTGCATTTCGTTTCTCATGCCCCCACACTTCCCCCCAAAATGGTAAGGCCGAGCGCAAAATCCGTTCCATTAACAATATTATTCGAACTTTACTTCTCCATGCTTCATTACCCGCTACGTTTTGGCATCATGCTCTTAGTATGTCCACTTACCTGCTTAATATTTTACCGTCCAAACATTTGAGTCTTCTAACTCCTCTCCACATACTTTATCATAGAAACCCGTCATATTCTCACATACGAGTTTTCGGGTGTCTTTGTTATCCCCTCATTCCATCGACACAAATTAACAAGCTTCAAGCTCGTTCTTTGCCATGCGTGTTTCTCGGTTTTCCCGACCAACATAGAGGTTATAAATGCTTAGACCTTCGCACCAACAAAATCATCCTGAGTCGCCATGTTCGTTTTGATGAAAGTACATTTCCTTTTGCCAAAACTACCATACCCGCCTCACGCACATATGATTTCCTTGATGGCGATGTCTCTCCATCTCTTCTACCTCCAATTCCCTGGTCGTCCTCTGCCCAACCAATCACGCCAAATCCCCTTTCCCCTACACCCACGCAACCTGCCTCACCCACTGCCCCTCCTACTCCTCACTCGCCTGAACCACCGAATTCCCCTCCTAGCACCGAACCCGTCCCTCATACTCCTCCACCAATTGTCTCTAAAGCTGTCACCCGGGGTGACCATGGCATCCGTAAACCTAAGCCTATATTTGACCTTAATACTACGGTTGCTATTTCACCTTTACCCCGAAATCCCGTGTCTGCCCTCCGAGACCACAATTGA
- the LOC141622296 gene encoding uncharacterized protein LOC141622296 isoform X2, translating to MNRHYQNIRKPRATLLILGCLVMSLCTSCSVGKSNDVYRKNITCIDQERDALLKFKHHIDSDSCRLVASWGNPHTPDCCTWEGVTCSNQSGHVIGLHLGGDPYLNVCLDSSVYSLYSLGELKRLTYLDLSGNLLSSIIPDAIENLQSLMYLDLSYNSLSGSVPKYLSSPGFDAFQGNPNFNIYEVQGPCDYKDNDKNDDKIYPGLYVSIGLGIYTGFWVFCGTLTVKTSWRHAYFGFLDHTIDKIYVTVAIYLARFRRNSQV from the exons ATGAATCGGCATTATCAAAACATCAGAAAACCCCGGGCCACTTTGTTAATACTTGGTTGTCTTGTGATGTCTCTCTGCACGAGTTGCAGTGTCGGTAAATCTAATGATGTTTACCGTAAAAATATTACTTGTATCGACCAAGAACGAGATGCTTTGCTCAAATTCAAACACCACATTGATTCTGATTCATGTAGGTTGGTGGCTTCATGGGGAAATCCTCATACACCAGACTGCTGCACTTGGGAAGGCGTCACCTGCAGCAACCAGTCAGGTCATGTAATCGGGCTTCATCTTGGCGGAGATCCATATTTAAATGTGTGTTTGGATAGTTCAGTTTATAGTCTTTATTCCCTTGGTGAGCTCAAGCGTCTTACATACCTTGATCTCTCTGGGAACTTACTCTCAAGCATTATTCCGGATGCAATAGAAAATCTTCAGTCTCTTATGTACCTGGATCTCTCGTACAATTCACTGTCAG GTTCAGTTCCAAAATATTTGTCATCTCCTGGCTTTGACGCTTTTCAAGGGAATCCTAATTTTAATATTTATGAGGTCCAAGGCCCTTGTGACTACAAAGACAATGACAAAAACGATGATAAAATTTATCCTGGATTGTATGTGAGCATTGGGCTTGGTATCTACACCGGATTCTGGGTATTTTGCGGCACATTGACTGTGAAAACCTCTTGGAGACATGCCTATTTCGGATTCCTTGATCACACTATAGACAAGATTTATGTAACCGTAGCTATATACTTGGCCAGATTCCGAAGAAATTCTCAAGTGTAA
- the LOC141622296 gene encoding uncharacterized protein LOC141622296 isoform X1, translating to MNRHYQNIRKPRATLLILGCLVMSLCTSCSVGKSNDVYRKNITCIDQERDALLKFKHHIDSDSCRLVASWGNPHTPDCCTWEGVTCSNQSGHVIGLHLGGDPYLNVCLDSSVYSLYSLGELKRLTYLDLSGNLLSSIIPDAIENLQSLMYLDLSYNSLSGSSGSLSYFNLSNNRLEGSIPSAIGDSHSILQIDLSNNRLQGSIPSAIGDSHSLLQIDLSNNRLQGPIPSSLGRASLLSYLNLSNNHLEGVIPSSIANLKYLEYLDLSTNNLSGDIPCKLEITKPPYFANFSNNNLSGSVPKYLSSPGFDAFQGNPNFNIYEVQGPCDYKDNDKNDDKIYPGLYVSIGLGIYTGFWVFCGTLTVKTSWRHAYFGFLDHTIDKIYVTVAIYLARFRRNSQV from the exons ATGAATCGGCATTATCAAAACATCAGAAAACCCCGGGCCACTTTGTTAATACTTGGTTGTCTTGTGATGTCTCTCTGCACGAGTTGCAGTGTCGGTAAATCTAATGATGTTTACCGTAAAAATATTACTTGTATCGACCAAGAACGAGATGCTTTGCTCAAATTCAAACACCACATTGATTCTGATTCATGTAGGTTGGTGGCTTCATGGGGAAATCCTCATACACCAGACTGCTGCACTTGGGAAGGCGTCACCTGCAGCAACCAGTCAGGTCATGTAATCGGGCTTCATCTTGGCGGAGATCCATATTTAAATGTGTGTTTGGATAGTTCAGTTTATAGTCTTTATTCCCTTGGTGAGCTCAAGCGTCTTACATACCTTGATCTCTCTGGGAACTTACTCTCAAGCATTATTCCGGATGCAATAGAAAATCTTCAGTCTCTTATGTACCTGGATCTCTCGTACAATTCACTGTCAG GGTCTTCGGGTTCCCTTTCATATTTCAATCTCTCCAATAACCGTCTTGAAGGTTCCATTCCAAGTGCGATAGGGGATTCACATTCCATATTACAAATTGATTTGTCCAATAACCGTCTTCAAGGTTCCATTCCAAGTGCGATAGGGGATTCACATTCTTTATTACAGATTGATTTGTCAAATAATCGACTTCAAGGTCCCATTCCAAGCTCCTTAGGGCGAGCGTCTTTACTTTCATATCTCAATTTATCTAATAATCATCTTGAGGGCGTCATTCCCAGTTCAATAGCTAACCTCAAGTACCTTGAATACCTTGATTTGTCAACCAACAACTTGAGTGGAGACATCCCCTGTAAACTTGAGATTACAAAGCCTCCATACTTTGCCAATTTCTCTAATAATAACTTATCAGGTTCAGTTCCAAAATATTTGTCATCTCCTGGCTTTGACGCTTTTCAAGGGAATCCTAATTTTAATATTTATGAGGTCCAAGGCCCTTGTGACTACAAAGACAATGACAAAAACGATGATAAAATTTATCCTGGATTGTATGTGAGCATTGGGCTTGGTATCTACACCGGATTCTGGGTATTTTGCGGCACATTGACTGTGAAAACCTCTTGGAGACATGCCTATTTCGGATTCCTTGATCACACTATAGACAAGATTTATGTAACCGTAGCTATATACTTGGCCAGATTCCGAAGAAATTCTCAAGTGTAA